The following are encoded in a window of Lusitaniella coriacea LEGE 07157 genomic DNA:
- a CDS encoding sulfatase family protein — translation MGQINQWGRRSFIQTCIAAGTTVLASKVFAQTPPNRQRNVLLIVADDQGRDQLGCYGNRRIETPHLDRLAAEGVKFSNAFAAVSSCSASRGTILTGLYPHQNGQYGHEHSYHNFRLQDWVQPLPALFAANQYRTGLIGKLHVGGTPQQFPFDFVVPPETVMGSRDGKTIAEQAGVFFNEARDRAFFLLVGYSDPHRWGQFGNLQSYPGVTPKVYQEGEVIVPPFLPDLPEVRRDLAQMYQAVSRLDASVGLLLAQLKASGRDRETLIIYLSDNGIPFPGGKTNLYEPGVRLPLILSNPEIARSGKTQNAMVSFIDLVPTLLDWTGIVPPDYPLPGRSLLPLFNQDSPTGWDRVHFSHTFHGVHLYYPMRGARNRQFKYIHNLFPELQYPLSDDITASPTWQTIVAKNLERLGKRPLSTYLNRPPEELYDLEDDPDETNNLADDPRFASVLNTLRGNVRQMQETTKDPWLRYS, via the coding sequence ATGGGACAAATAAATCAGTGGGGTCGTCGGTCTTTTATTCAAACCTGTATTGCGGCGGGTACGACAGTTCTGGCGAGTAAGGTTTTTGCCCAAACCCCACCCAATCGCCAGCGTAATGTTTTATTGATCGTTGCCGACGATCAAGGACGCGATCAATTGGGGTGTTATGGCAATCGTCGCATCGAAACTCCCCATCTCGATCGCTTGGCGGCGGAGGGGGTGAAATTCAGTAATGCTTTTGCTGCGGTTTCTTCCTGTAGTGCCAGCCGGGGAACGATTCTAACGGGACTCTATCCACACCAGAACGGTCAATACGGTCACGAACACAGCTACCATAACTTTCGCTTGCAAGATTGGGTACAACCGCTACCGGCTTTGTTCGCAGCGAATCAATATCGCACGGGTTTGATTGGTAAATTGCACGTTGGGGGAACGCCTCAGCAGTTTCCTTTTGATTTTGTCGTTCCGCCGGAAACCGTGATGGGCAGTCGCGATGGGAAAACGATCGCGGAACAGGCGGGAGTCTTTTTTAATGAGGCGCGCGATCGCGCGTTTTTTCTCCTCGTCGGCTATTCCGATCCCCATCGCTGGGGTCAATTTGGCAATCTACAATCCTATCCCGGCGTGACACCCAAAGTTTATCAAGAGGGTGAGGTTATCGTACCCCCCTTTCTCCCGGATTTGCCGGAGGTTCGCAGAGATTTGGCTCAGATGTATCAAGCGGTTTCTCGTTTGGATGCGAGCGTGGGACTGCTCTTGGCGCAATTGAAGGCTTCGGGGCGCGATCGCGAGACGTTAATTATTTACCTCAGCGATAACGGCATTCCCTTCCCCGGCGGCAAAACCAACCTCTACGAACCCGGCGTGCGCCTTCCTTTGATCCTATCGAATCCAGAGATCGCGCGATCGGGAAAAACCCAAAATGCAATGGTGAGTTTTATCGATCTCGTCCCCACTCTCTTAGACTGGACGGGAATTGTGCCTCCTGATTACCCACTACCAGGTCGCTCCTTATTACCCCTATTCAACCAAGACTCCCCAACGGGATGGGATCGGGTTCATTTTTCCCACACTTTCCACGGCGTTCATTTGTATTACCCGATGCGCGGCGCGCGAAATCGCCAATTCAAATACATCCACAACCTTTTTCCCGAACTGCAATATCCCCTCTCCGATGACATTACTGCCTCCCCCACCTGGCAAACCATTGTCGCCAAAAACCTCGAACGCTTGGGCAAGCGACCCCTTAGCACCTATTTGAACCGTCCCCCAGAAGAGTTGTACGACCTCGAAGACGATCCCGACGAAACGAACAACCTCGCCGACGATCCCCGCTTTGCTTCTGTCCTCAACACTTTGCGCGGCAACGTCCGACAAATGCAAGAAACCACAAAAGATCCCTGGCTGAGATATTCATAA